In the Streptomyces sp. NBC_00525 genome, one interval contains:
- the rho gene encoding transcription termination factor Rho codes for MSDTTDLMGVTADKSVDSAAPAEGAATGTTARRRRSGTGLEGMVLAELQQVASGLGIKGTARMRKSQLIEVIKEAQAGGGAPAAQAKATAAPAEATETKPKRRATSKARTAAAADETPAAEPAEKAAAQQQIDIPGQPASDDQPAGERRRRRATAQAGSPETKPDTKAQTQTKDRAQDEPKHEQKHEAPAEDRSEAKAENAADNAEGRRGDRQDRGQQRGDRGEQRRDRQRDRRGKGDDQGGRRQGGGQSQGGNNGPQDDGFDDEGGRRGRRGRYRDRRGRRGRDDFASDAPPVSDDDVLIPVAGILDILDNYAFIRTSGYLPGPNDVYVSLAQVRKNGLRKGDHVTGAVRQPKDGERREKFNALVRLDSVNGMAPESGRGRPEFQKLTPLYPQDRLRLETDSNVLTTRIIDLVAPIGKGQRGLIVAPPKTGKTMILQAIANAITVNSPECHLMVVLVDERPEEVTDMQRSVKGEVISSTFDRPAEDHTTVAELAIERAKRLVELGHDVVVLLDSITRLGRAYNLAAPASGRILSGGVDSTALYPPKRFFGAARNIEDGGSLTILATALVETGSRMDEVIFEEFKGTGNMELKLDRKLSDKRIFPAVDVDASSTRKEEILLGGEELAIVWKLRRVLHALDQQQAIELLLDRMKKTQSNAEFLLQIQKTTPAPGNND; via the coding sequence GTGAGCGACACCACCGATCTGATGGGCGTGACTGCCGACAAGAGCGTCGACAGCGCCGCGCCCGCCGAAGGTGCTGCCACTGGCACCACCGCACGGCGCCGCCGCTCCGGCACCGGCCTTGAGGGCATGGTCCTGGCCGAGCTGCAGCAGGTCGCGTCCGGCCTCGGCATCAAGGGCACCGCGCGGATGCGCAAGAGCCAGCTGATCGAGGTCATCAAGGAGGCCCAGGCCGGCGGCGGCGCACCCGCCGCCCAGGCCAAGGCCACCGCGGCCCCCGCCGAGGCGACGGAGACGAAGCCGAAGCGCCGCGCCACCTCCAAGGCGCGCACCGCCGCCGCCGCCGACGAGACCCCCGCCGCCGAGCCCGCCGAGAAGGCCGCGGCCCAGCAGCAGATCGACATCCCGGGCCAGCCGGCCAGCGACGACCAGCCCGCGGGCGAACGCCGCCGCCGCCGCGCCACCGCCCAGGCGGGCAGCCCGGAGACCAAGCCGGACACCAAGGCGCAGACCCAGACCAAGGACCGCGCCCAGGACGAGCCCAAGCACGAGCAGAAGCACGAGGCACCCGCCGAGGACCGCTCCGAGGCCAAGGCCGAGAACGCCGCCGACAACGCCGAGGGCCGTCGCGGCGACCGCCAGGACCGCGGTCAGCAGCGCGGTGACCGCGGCGAGCAGCGCCGCGACCGCCAGCGCGACCGCCGGGGCAAGGGCGACGACCAGGGCGGCCGGCGCCAGGGCGGCGGCCAGAGCCAGGGCGGCAACAACGGCCCCCAGGACGACGGCTTCGACGACGAGGGCGGCCGGCGCGGCCGGCGCGGACGCTACCGCGACCGTCGCGGCCGCCGCGGCCGCGACGACTTCGCGAGCGACGCCCCGCCCGTCAGCGACGACGACGTCCTGATCCCCGTCGCGGGCATCCTGGACATCCTCGACAACTACGCGTTCATCCGGACCTCCGGCTACCTGCCCGGACCGAACGACGTGTACGTCTCGCTGGCCCAGGTCCGCAAGAACGGCCTGCGCAAGGGCGACCACGTCACCGGTGCCGTCCGCCAGCCCAAGGACGGCGAGCGCCGCGAGAAGTTCAACGCGCTGGTCCGCCTCGACTCGGTCAACGGCATGGCGCCGGAGTCCGGCCGCGGCCGGCCCGAGTTCCAGAAGCTCACGCCGCTCTACCCGCAGGACCGGCTCCGCCTGGAGACCGACTCCAACGTCCTGACGACGCGCATCATCGACCTGGTCGCCCCCATCGGCAAGGGCCAGCGCGGTCTGATCGTGGCCCCGCCGAAGACCGGCAAGACCATGATCCTCCAGGCCATCGCCAACGCGATCACGGTCAACAGCCCCGAGTGCCACCTGATGGTCGTCCTGGTCGACGAGCGTCCGGAAGAGGTCACCGACATGCAGCGGTCGGTGAAGGGCGAGGTCATCTCCTCGACCTTCGACCGCCCCGCCGAGGACCACACCACCGTCGCCGAGCTGGCCATCGAGCGCGCCAAGCGCCTGGTCGAACTGGGCCACGACGTGGTCGTCCTGCTCGACTCGATCACCCGCCTGGGCCGCGCGTACAACCTCGCCGCCCCGGCCTCCGGCCGCATCCTGTCCGGTGGTGTCGACTCCACCGCGCTCTACCCGCCGAAGCGCTTCTTCGGTGCCGCGCGCAACATCGAGGACGGCGGCTCGCTGACCATCCTGGCCACCGCGCTGGTCGAGACCGGCTCGCGGATGGACGAGGTGATCTTCGAGGAGTTCAAGGGCACCGGCAACATGGAGCTCAAGCTCGACCGCAAGCTCTCCGACAAGCGGATCTTCCCCGCGGTGGACGTCGACGCGTCCTCCACCCGCAAGGAGGAGATCC